One Helianthus annuus cultivar XRQ/B chromosome 7, HanXRQr2.0-SUNRISE, whole genome shotgun sequence genomic region harbors:
- the LOC110883853 gene encoding CTP synthase, which produces MKYVLVTGGVVSGLGKGVTASSIGVLLQACGLRVTSIKIDPYLNKDAGTMSPFEHGEVFVLDDGGEVDLDLGNYERFLDVKLTRDNNITTGKIYQSVIDKERKGDYLGKTVQVVPHITDAIQDWIERVAAIPVDGKEGPPDVCVIELGGTIGDIESMPFIEALGQFSYRVGAGNFCLIHVSLVPVLNVVGEQKTKPTQHSVRGLRSLGLTPNILACRSTTELDTNVKEKLSRFCHVPEENIVTLYDVSNIWHIPLLLRDQKAHEAILKVLDYPCITSKPVLGEWTARAQVCDKLNEPIRIAMVGKYTGLSDSYLSVLKALLHASVACRRKLVIVWVSASDLEDATAIENPDVHRAAWDSLKSAEGVLVPGGFGDRGVEGKIIAAKYARENNIPYLGICLGMQTAVIEYARSVLGLKDANSTEFDQNTKNPCVIFMPEGSKTHMGGTMRLGSRRTYFHVTNSKASQLYGNQRFIDERHRHRYEVNPDMVSQLEKAGLSFIGKDESGRRMQIIELGSHPYFIGVQFHPEFKSRPGKPSALFLGLIAAASGQLDALLKKSVGTKANGFTNVMSAGSPHRYGNGINGIHSNGNSNGLHA; this is translated from the exons ATGAAGTATGTTCTTGTGACTGGAGGGGTTGTTAGTGGGCTTGGGAAAGGAGTGACTGCAAGCAGTATCGGTGTTCTTCTTCAGGCGTGTGGTCTTCGTGTCACTTCGATCAAAATCG ATCCATATTTAAATAAAGATGCGGGAACAATGTCTCCTTTCGAGCATGGTGAAGTTTTCGTATTGGATGATGGGGGAGAA GTGGACTTGGACCTAGGAAACTATGAGCGGTTTCTGGATGTCAAGTTGACGCGTGATAATAATATCACTACCGGAAAGATTTACCAG TCGGTCATTGATAAAGAGAGGAAGGGGGATTATCTTGGAAAAACGGTTCAGGTTGTTCCCCACATCACCGATGCCATTCAAGATTGGATCGAACGAGTGGCTGCGATACCCGTAGATGGAAAAGAAGGCCCACCTGATGTGTGCGTTATTGAATTGGGCGGTACTATAG GGGATATTGAATCAATGCCATTTATTGAGGCTCTCGGTCAATTCTCATACCGTGTTG GTGCTGGAAACTTTTGCTTGATACATGTCAGCCTTGTGCCTGTTCTAAACGTTGTTGGTGAACAA AAAACAAAACCAACCCAACACAGTGTTCGGGGATTAAGAAGCTTGGGATTGACTCCAAACATATTAGCTTGTCGCAGCACAACG GAATTGGATACAAATGTGAAGGAGAAACTCTCAAGATTTTGTCATGTCCCG GAGGAGAACATAGTCACTCTATACGATGTTTCCAACATATGGCATATACCTCTACTCTTACGT GACCAAAAAGCTCACGAGGCGATATTGAAGGTGTTGGATTATCCTTG TATCACATCTAAACCCGTGTTGGGAGAATGGACGGCTAGGGCACAAGTTTGTGACAAGCTTAATGAACCG ATTAGAATTGCCATGGTGGGGAAGTACACAGGTCTTTCAGATTCATACCTTTCTGTACTAAAG GCTTTGTTGCATGCATCGGTCGCTTGCAGAAGAAAATTAGTCATCGTTTGGGTGTCTGCTAGTGATCTTGAAGACGCAACCGCCATTGAA AACCCTGATGTTCACAGAGCCGCTTGGGATTCTTTGAAG TCTGCGGAAGGCGTTCTTGTTCCGGGCGGTTTTGGCGACAGGGGTGTGGAAGGGAAAATCATTGCAGCAAAATACGCGCGTGAAAACAATATCCCTTATCTCGGTATTTGTTTAGGAATGCAAACTGCTGTGATCGAGTATGCACGATCTGTTCTTGGTCTTAAAGATGCAAACAGCACCGAGTTTGATCAAAATACTAAAAACCCGTGTGTTATATTTATGCCCGAG GGTTCGAAAACTCATATGGGCGGTACTATGCGGCTTGGATCCAGGAGGACGTATTTTCACGTCACGAACTCCAAAGCTTCACAGCT GTATGGTAATCAGAGGTTCATAGATGAAAGGCATCGTCATCGATATGAG GTGAATCCCGACATGGTGTCGCAGCTAGAAAAGGCTGGTCTGAGTTTTATAGGCAAGGATGAAAGCGGTCGGCGTATGCAG ATCATTGAACTTGGTAGTCACCCGTATTTCATTGGCGTTCAGTTTCATCCTGAGTTTAAATCCAGGCCAGGAAAACCTTCTGCACTTTTCTTAG GGCTTATAGCAGCAGCTAGCGGGCAGTTAGATGCGCTGCTAAAGAAAAGTGTCGGTACAAAGGCCAACGGATTCACCAATGTTATGTCAGCAGGGTCACCACATAGGTATGGAAACGGGATCAATGGCATCCATAGCAACGGAAATAGCAACGGCTTGCATGCTTGA